In the genome of Triplophysa dalaica isolate WHDGS20190420 chromosome 17, ASM1584641v1, whole genome shotgun sequence, the window ACCCACAGTGACAAATTAAAGGATGTTTTACATACACGCActcaaatatatttacattaaatcagATTTTATGTGAAGGAACACATCTACCAGTAACTTTAAAATGGCTAACAAGTACCAAATAGTTAACTGATTACCTCATATTTTTTTCCGTTAAAACCTAAGTAGTCTCTTGTCATGATGTGGACATTCATTCTCAATACAGAAACTTGTTGTTttccacattaaaaaaaaaatttgaacaaattttctattaaaataaacttgtcACTTGTTAATGTGTTgaaatgtatgatttataaaaaccaGGCATCATGGcttcttttttaagaaaaaatgctATGGAATTGACTGTTTTGAATGgttacggtaatgagaatttttaagaccttgtattttttttatattgcgtTAAACTGTCAAGTTTTGTAATGAATTCTTtaaaagtcccagtgaaatgaaaaatgccaatgcctattttttcatgaaatactgTAGCGTTTATTggaaatagtttatcaatgtgggtcattctctttttaaagtgtgtgtgccctcataatctttatttaaaatcagaaaatgcacttccgccctgtaATGACTATTCATCTTAAATTACGTATGttagacagcttgggcggagcatccgttaactcctccccttcaactttCAGTCTGCTGAcagttccatttaaaaatgcaacggctgattttatacatccaattaaaatcgcagagaaagacgaaaacGGCGCCCACTACTTTTCTCATTAGAAactccatttcactcggaaatgcgtcaaaatacggaaggataaacgatcgcaacttcggGTGCACGGGATTTCATatcttgtttttaatgaattcaAAGGAAATGTTATGATgcaagtgttttaaaaaaccaaatgtgtatattaatatatagTAATATTTTAGTGAGGTAGTCAACATTGTCAATTGAGGTAGACGGTCTTTATGAGCCCTGTTCCCatcaaaaagacaaaagattGGCGTCTGCTAGGCTAAATTTGAATAAGAACACCTTTTTGCATGGGAACAGGCCTCGTGTGTTACTTGGAAAGTTTACTGCATTGGTGCTAAGATCTCTGCACCAATATCTGTGTCTTAAACAGCAAAACAGTGCTGCAGATCTGTCCATGCTGGTACTAGAGTCACTGGAGAAATCTGAGGAGAAAGTAGATGATGACACATTAGGTGAGTTTAACTGTAGTCATGTCCTGGTGTTGTTCATTTGTCAATGTCAGTTAGATATGAAATTCAAATGGTTTTATGGCTGTGCCTCAATATGACCATCACTATctagaaacttaaaaaaaaagacttaaGAGCTGGTACAGAGCGGCTTACTTAAGAATAAAGTGAGAGagcttttatttctgtaataatATCTCTGTGTTTTATTCCAGAACATTTGGCTAAACTTTACAGCTTGATGGACCCAAACTCCCCCGAGCGAGTGGCATTTGTCTCCAGAGCCATCAAGTGGTCCTCGGGGGGCTCTGGAAAGCTGGGCCACCCCAAACTACACCAGCTACTGGCACTCACATTATGGAAAGGTGCGACAGACACATAAAACCAACCTTCAgtcaatacaaatacattttaatgtttttttatttacaccgATGTTTGATGACTGTGTCCAGAGCAAAACTACAGTGAATCACGCTATCATTTCCTGCGCTCGTCGGACGGAGAGGGCTGCGCGCAGATGCTGGTGGAATATTCGTCGGTGCGAGGATTTCACGGGGAGGTGGACATGTTTGTAACACAGGCTGTTTTACAGTAAGTGATGTTTCTGAAAAGCAAAGTCTTTAAATGTGGCGTCATGATTCTTGAGATTCAAACTCAAAACTGATCTTGTTAACGTTCTCGAAACAAATccctgtttttattgtgcacaaTTTCTGCGCATGTTGTGTATATAAGATTAATTCAGTTAGGTTAAGAATGTCATTTCATGTTGGTTTTGAAACGACCTGTATAACCATGCACAATTCTGACTGCAGGTTCCTCTGTCTAAAGAACAAATCGAGCGCGTCAGTGGTGTTCGCCACATACACACAGAAGCATCCGTCTTTAGAGAAGAGTCCTCCGTTTGTTCAGCCTCTGCTTAACTTCCTCTGGTTCCTGCTGCTGGCTGTGGACGGGTGAGATGATGCTCTGGGTGTCTTTGTGTCAGGCCTTCTGGATGCTCTTTGTCATTTGatgttgtgtatatgtgtgtgcttgttttcaGTGGGAAGTTAACAGTCTTCACGGTGTTATGTGAACAGTATCAGCCTTCACTCAAGAGAGATCCCATGTACAACGAGGTTAGAAAAATGTCACCGTTTTAATGGATTTCATTTGGGATCGTAGTGCTCAGTTACTGTTGTCTTGTAGAACACTACATTAGCAAAATAAAGGATGTGGGTTTCCTTTCCAGCAAAGCATAGAAACTGATCAAATGTATTTCTGGACTGTGCTGCAAATAtatggataaaagtgtcttgaGCTTGGATAAAGCAAATTgtgtttcactttaaaatacttGACATGTGGTGCTGCATGTGTATGAGTTGTTGAactgtttattgtttataacaGTATGTTCTTGTCTTGACCTCTGACCCCAGTATCTGGACAGAATAGGGCAGCTGTTTTTTGGAGTGCCACCAAAACAGTCATCATCATATGGCGGTTTGCTAGGTAAGACACTCGGTCATCAGTACATTaggttacatttaaataactgtTTGAAAAAGgtcattttgcattttaagtTGATGACACTAGTggtaaaaaatcatatttaaaaactatgcATGTCAGCATTAGACTAATCTGGTCCTTGATTTGTCATTTTGAAGTGGTCGATACTTCTCCtgacattcatttgttttttatacaattgACCCTGACCGATAAATCTTGGTTTAAAAAAACCCGATGATATATACCCATCAAAGAGTACAGGAAAATTCTGTGAATttgtatagaaaatgttaaaaaaacatcaccagtttgatttTGAATATTAATGgtcaatatttgaataataacattcagaaagttaagaaacaTTATTTCTCTTTAATGTGCCTGTGGTAGGAAACCTATTGAATAGTCTCATGGGCTCAGGAGAGGAAGAGGACGGTGAAGAAGCTCTGGAGGACAGCAGCCCCATTGAGCTGGACTAAAACATCGGTGACCAGAGACACGCTGGTCCCCACATCACAGATCAGCCCCGTACAAACAAGTTCTACTGAACTGAACAATGACCAATCACATATCCGTTCGGGCGATCTTTTTCAACTCCTTCCTGTTATTGTTGAACTTTGTtctatgaatattttttaaagaatgaagcTGCAACAATATGGAACTTTCTGGAGTTTTACTGAACAAAATTGATAAAAGGAAGATGCACTTCAGATTCAGTCATTGTGACGTCCGCTATTTGTAGTTCCACAGAGCTGTTGGTGTCAGGGACCTTTGATTTATGGGAGGGGCCACGCTCCTGCGTTCCTGTCCCGCCGCGGAGGGTGGAGCTTACTCATTGTATTAATGAAAGTAATTCATTTACTCTTTAACTTATAATCCATTCTAGTGTACTTTGATCAGTTTTACAGGATGATAGCTCACTTCGCAGCGTGACTtggttttgtgtgtctgtgcacgGCTGGGTCATACCGGGTATGTTACGGCATCCAAAATCTTCACCACTTCTTCTGTTACATTGTGTGCGTGGGGATGAGAAAAGCACAGATCTTAAACGCGTGTGTGAACTGTAGATGAATGCATGGTTAGTGACGATCAAGTGTGATCAATGTATCGGTCACCAGCGGGCCGCTTCAGTCTCTCTTGAGGTGCGATTGAGCTtaataaaagaatgaaatgGATGTTACATTAATGAATTTGTCCTGTTTTTCGATTTCAGTTCACCTTTTTGTGGAGCGCAAAATTCATAGTTATTTGTAGTAATTCGAAGCTGTTCATTTCTGACTTGCTAGTTTTAATGTAGTGCATGAAGTActtttaatcatgttttaatgatgcttttaatgatttaatgatgCAATTCCAGTCCCTAtccacttccattgtatgaaaaaacattaaacatgcaaAACGCACGTTGTGATCCACAGAAGATGATAGAGAGTATTTTCAAATGGCATTTTTGGCTAAACTCTTCCTGTCTTACTGATTTTTGAATGATAATGTTCAAAGAATATCTGTTTATACTGCAGGATGACATGTCAGTTGTGTTTGTATCTGGGAACCTGCTTATCACGCTTTTCTACATCAGTGACTTGGTTGGATCAGTCATATTACAGTGTGCTGAAGAATACACAACACATCTCAAGTTGACATTCCATTATGTAGCACTGTTCTTTGGCAACCAGCTGTGCAAGTTGGGGTAACTTGAcaatcatttttacaaatatgagTCACTGAGTTTATGCTGGTTATTTGACAACACAACAACGTTGATATTTTAAGAATGATTGATTTAATAATTCATTGTTCATTATTAGTCAGGTCATATACATGGTTTTATATACTGGTAATTGAACAACATGAAATGTATTTGGTGTGTCACAAATTTATTTTACCTAAAAGTTGAATAtctaaattgacatttttttttttttaaatggaaacattGGCATTTGAGGTTGACAGAGACAGGTGTTTATAAACTTAATTGCACTGCCATTGAAATAATAGTTCACACCCCACACAAAGATCTTTGATAACGTACGTCACTCTttctgtcattccaaacctgtataacttctgcagcacacaaaagatattttaaagagtgttggtaaccaaaccctGGCCCTCGTTGAATTccgttgtatgaacacaaaatttgagacatttctcaaactatattttgtgtttcacaaaagagaaagtcatacagggtgATGACAAGTAATGACAAAAAGTTAAAGGGGTAGTTCCCCAAAAAATAACAGTGTGTTTTCTACACAATACAAAGTGCTGTTTAGCATTTGAAAATTATCTGATGGCTTCAACATTTAGATCAAAGAAAGGAAATTTAGAaagatattatataataaaactaataacatGAATAGTATTTGTGGCTCTGATTTGATCAgactttttttctaaaacattgCATCAAACTCTTGTAATAAGGAATGTAAAGATATTTTCCCCACTCCTCATAGTT includes:
- the get4 gene encoding Golgi to ER traffic protein 4 homolog, coding for MSEQESLKSSSARNRGGVQRVEGKLRASVERGDYYEAHQMYRTLFFRYMSQAKHAEARELMYNGALLFFSYNQQNSAADLSMLVLESLEKSEEKVDDDTLEHLAKLYSLMDPNSPERVAFVSRAIKWSSGGSGKLGHPKLHQLLALTLWKEQNYSESRYHFLRSSDGEGCAQMLVEYSSVRGFHGEVDMFVTQAVLQFLCLKNKSSASVVFATYTQKHPSLEKSPPFVQPLLNFLWFLLLAVDGGKLTVFTVLCEQYQPSLKRDPMYNEYLDRIGQLFFGVPPKQSSSYGGLLGNLLNSLMGSGEEEDGEEALEDSSPIELD